A stretch of the Maledivibacter sp. genome encodes the following:
- a CDS encoding S-layer homology domain-containing protein — MKRTKKHIANMLVLCMIMSMFGFGSFGISYAEPVAKAPEVPADGGNDQTDENSIDTEVDGKEVIKDTGEEEGSPLQESEEKSDPEVSVPKTTIEEKPKVEDEQNSESLAEPEENSGEVTRDTDGEESSGSQASEAKPNEEASVPEAPAEEKPEGDDEQPNENPVDPEENGEEEPSEGGEEATPKETVPGVPTEVSVAARDKQVAVSFTAPEDNGGAEITGYTVISSPGGITKKGDSSPIIVTGLTNGTEYTFTVKATNSVGDSNESEASEAVTPQEINPNVRHALKEGNVFLGGKYIELGISPMGYFGTTVAAPDGFHPIGYGNRLGMQVDGDGFDNGKESTTGDFFLPGSPVEGFGLGYKLTKEAEPLVLKNYNSGSPQNDINDISIVDGSSGNILEAISIGTTEDKKLKITQKVWFEVNDTFFNNEVTVENLSDSTLYDVRYTRSVDPDQDADKHNRYDTKNSVIKNPPKASTAVVIAKGAVTDEPFIYMAKDNSARAAIASAPILDPYSNNLWVEDGDALITEESTNDTNIHLTFKIGDIPAGETKTVTMYSSLNPDLDDALNDLGVEEKSSNANLSALNIEDKELTPKFASNTTSYVLGVDHNTRTIKITPTVEDKNATIKVNGAAVNSGDTSDDISLSYGKNVIQIVVTAQDETTTKTYTLEVSRSNPPSHKSKHKSKSTPGATVIVNGVSQTAGTSKENRVDGLLVAKVDVNEKVLNDKIDSILKNKKSTDSIDNLVEVPVTSKNADKLTVEFTGDVVKKLDDNKFKLSVQADNIDYIVPAKEIDIENIAELLDVKKKNLDDIKLDIKIDKVDEKLAKEIMKNAENQNYKIVFPPVDFTIVAKTSKKEVKISKFSNYVNRVMEIPGGIDPKKITTGIVYNKDGTFSHVPTEIFKKNGKYYAKLNSLTNSSYSVIGNPITVDSVEKHWSKAYVNDMASRLVVKNPEDFVPDAHITRGDFAEYITKALGLYRTGVAEEGKFKDVEVRDGLADAITIATEYGIINGYPDKTFRPDAEITREEAMVMYARAMDIVKLNEIDDNIITIYQDQDQISKWAYEFVEKTIGAGVFNGRTKDTIVPQGTLTYAEAATAIRNLLVESGLIND, encoded by the coding sequence ATGAAGAGAACAAAAAAACACATAGCAAATATGCTCGTATTATGTATGATTATGAGCATGTTTGGGTTTGGTAGCTTTGGTATTTCATATGCTGAACCTGTAGCTAAAGCACCTGAAGTACCGGCGGATGGTGGAAATGATCAAACTGATGAAAATTCAATAGATACTGAAGTAGATGGTAAAGAGGTAATAAAAGATACCGGGGAGGAAGAGGGTTCTCCATTACAGGAAAGTGAAGAAAAGTCTGACCCAGAAGTATCTGTACCTAAAACAACCATAGAAGAAAAGCCAAAGGTAGAGGATGAACAAAATAGTGAAAGCTTAGCAGAGCCTGAAGAAAATAGTGGAGAAGTGACAAGAGATACTGATGGGGAAGAAAGCTCCGGATCACAGGCCAGTGAGGCAAAGCCTAATGAAGAAGCATCTGTACCAGAAGCACCTGCAGAAGAAAAGCCAGAGGGAGATGATGAACAGCCCAATGAAAATCCAGTAGATCCAGAGGAAAATGGGGAAGAGGAGCCAAGTGAAGGCGGTGAAGAAGCTACGCCAAAGGAAACAGTTCCGGGAGTACCCACAGAAGTATCGGTGGCCGCAAGAGATAAGCAAGTGGCTGTAAGCTTTACAGCCCCTGAGGATAACGGAGGGGCAGAGATAACAGGGTATACAGTTATATCAAGTCCAGGGGGCATAACAAAAAAAGGAGATAGCAGTCCCATAATTGTAACTGGATTGACAAATGGAACAGAATATACCTTTACGGTAAAAGCGACAAATAGTGTGGGAGATAGTAATGAGTCAGAGGCATCAGAAGCTGTAACACCTCAAGAGATTAACCCTAATGTTAGGCATGCTTTAAAAGAGGGAAATGTATTCTTAGGTGGTAAGTATATTGAACTAGGAATTTCTCCTATGGGATACTTTGGAACAACTGTAGCTGCACCCGATGGATTTCATCCTATAGGTTATGGTAATAGATTAGGAATGCAAGTAGATGGCGATGGTTTTGACAATGGAAAGGAATCTACAACAGGAGATTTCTTTCTTCCAGGCTCTCCAGTAGAAGGGTTTGGGCTTGGGTACAAACTAACTAAAGAAGCAGAACCATTGGTATTAAAAAATTATAACAGTGGATCACCCCAGAATGATATTAACGATATATCTATTGTTGATGGTAGTTCAGGAAATATTTTAGAGGCAATTTCTATAGGAACAACTGAAGATAAGAAGCTAAAAATCACCCAGAAAGTTTGGTTTGAAGTAAATGATACTTTCTTTAATAACGAAGTTACTGTAGAGAATTTAAGTGATTCTACCCTTTATGATGTGAGATATACACGCTCAGTGGATCCCGACCAAGATGCTGATAAACATAATAGGTATGATACTAAAAATTCAGTTATAAAAAATCCTCCCAAAGCTAGTACAGCAGTAGTTATTGCTAAAGGTGCAGTAACCGATGAACCTTTTATATATATGGCAAAGGACAATAGTGCAAGGGCAGCAATTGCATCTGCACCTATTTTAGATCCATATTCTAATAATCTATGGGTTGAAGACGGTGATGCACTAATAACAGAAGAAAGTACTAATGATACAAACATACATCTCACCTTCAAAATTGGAGATATACCAGCAGGGGAAACAAAAACAGTTACAATGTATAGCAGCTTGAATCCCGATTTAGACGACGCATTAAATGATTTAGGTGTTGAAGAAAAATCTAGTAACGCAAATTTAAGTGCATTAAATATTGAGGATAAAGAACTAACACCTAAATTTGCAAGTAATACAACCTCATATGTATTAGGCGTTGACCATAATACAAGGACCATAAAAATAACTCCAACGGTAGAAGATAAAAATGCAACAATAAAAGTCAATGGAGCAGCAGTAAACAGTGGTGATACAAGTGACGATATAAGCCTAAGCTATGGGAAGAATGTCATTCAAATAGTAGTCACAGCACAGGATGAAACTACAACTAAAACGTATACTTTGGAGGTATCAAGAAGCAATCCTCCAAGCCATAAATCCAAGCATAAATCAAAATCCACTCCTGGGGCAACTGTAATAGTAAATGGTGTATCTCAAACAGCAGGAACTTCAAAGGAAAATAGAGTCGATGGACTCTTAGTTGCTAAGGTTGATGTTAATGAAAAAGTTCTTAATGACAAGATAGATAGTATATTAAAAAATAAAAAATCAACTGACAGCATAGATAACCTTGTGGAAGTACCTGTAACATCAAAAAATGCCGATAAGCTTACAGTAGAATTTACTGGAGATGTTGTAAAAAAATTAGATGATAATAAGTTTAAGCTTTCCGTTCAAGCAGATAATATAGATTATATAGTTCCTGCAAAGGAAATAGATATTGAAAATATTGCAGAGCTTCTGGACGTAAAGAAGAAGAACTTGGATGATATTAAACTAGATATTAAGATAGATAAGGTAGATGAAAAGCTTGCTAAGGAAATAATGAAAAATGCGGAGAACCAGAACTATAAAATTGTTTTTCCACCAGTTGATTTCACTATTGTAGCTAAAACATCAAAAAAAGAAGTGAAAATATCCAAGTTTTCAAATTATGTAAATAGAGTTATGGAAATACCAGGGGGTATTGATCCAAAAAAAATAACAACAGGTATTGTGTATAATAAGGATGGTACCTTCTCCCATGTGCCAACAGAAATCTTCAAGAAAAATGGTAAATACTATGCTAAATTGAATTCATTGACAAACTCTTCCTATTCTGTAATTGGGAACCCAATAACCGTGGATTCTGTTGAAAAACATTGGTCTAAGGCTTATGTTAATGACATGGCATCAAGACTTGTAGTTAAGAATCCAGAAGACTTTGTACCCGATGCACATATTACCAGAGGAGATTTTGCAGAGTATATAACAAAGGCCCTAGGCTTATACAGAACTGGTGTAGCAGAAGAGGGTAAATTTAAGGATGTAGAGGTAAGGGATGGATTAGCAGACGCTATAACTATAGCCACTGAATATGGTATCATAAACGGCTATCCAGACAAAACCTTTAGACCAGATGCAGAAATTACCAGGGAAGAAGCAATGGTAATGTATGCAAGGGCCATGGATATAGTAAAGCTTAATGAAATAGATGATAATATAATAACAATCTATCAAGATCAAGATCAAATTTCAAAGTGGGCCTATGAATTTGTTGAAAAGACAATTGGAGCAGGTGTATTTAATGGAAGAACCAAGGATACAATTGTTCCACAGGGGACATTAACATATGCAGAAGCTGCTACAGCCATTAGAAACCTATTGGTAGAATCAGGCTTGATAAATGATTAG
- a CDS encoding ABC transporter permease, with translation MLRFLVNRLVSLFITLLLIITVTFFLMHAVPGGPFTQEKKLPPAIEEALREKYHLNDPLWKQYIDYVGGVLRLDLGPSLVYEGRRVNEFIKEGFPISARVGTYSILLILGLGIPFGVISALKQNKWQDNLVMFGATLGITIPNFVIATVLLYIFALKLRWVPTFGVKDPKGWILPAIALSGYSLSFVARLTRSTMLEVLQQDYIRTARAKGLSEGVVIFKHALRNAIIPVVSYVGPLIAGILTGGFVVERIFALPGMGRYFVISITNRDYPTIMGVTIFFAAFLMIMILIVDLLYGLIDPRIKVTD, from the coding sequence TTGCTTAGATTTCTTGTGAACAGATTGGTTTCTTTATTTATTACTTTATTATTAATTATTACTGTAACCTTCTTCTTGATGCATGCAGTACCCGGTGGACCTTTTACACAAGAGAAAAAACTGCCGCCTGCAATTGAAGAGGCTTTAAGAGAAAAATATCATTTGAATGACCCATTATGGAAACAGTACATTGACTATGTGGGTGGAGTATTGAGGTTAGATCTAGGGCCTTCACTTGTTTATGAAGGGCGAAGAGTTAACGAATTTATAAAAGAAGGATTCCCTATTTCTGCAAGAGTAGGAACCTATTCGATTTTACTGATACTAGGTTTAGGAATACCCTTTGGAGTAATATCAGCACTTAAACAGAATAAATGGCAGGATAATCTCGTAATGTTTGGGGCAACCCTGGGGATTACCATACCTAACTTTGTTATTGCCACGGTACTCTTATATATATTTGCACTTAAGTTAAGATGGGTACCAACCTTCGGAGTAAAGGACCCTAAGGGATGGATATTACCTGCCATAGCTTTATCGGGATATTCACTATCCTTTGTGGCTAGATTGACTCGTTCTACTATGCTGGAGGTACTTCAACAGGATTATATAAGGACGGCTAGAGCCAAAGGGCTATCTGAAGGAGTAGTTATATTTAAACATGCTCTTAGAAATGCAATTATACCAGTTGTATCCTATGTTGGTCCACTGATTGCAGGTATATTAACGGGTGGATTCGTAGTTGAAAGAATATTTGCATTGCCTGGTATGGGTAGATATTTTGTTATAAGTATAACAAATAGAGATTATCCTACGATCATGGGGGTTACAATTTTCTTTGCCGCATTCTTAATGATCATGATTTTAATTGTTGATTTACTTTATGGATTGATCGACCCACGAATTAAAGTTACAGATTAA
- a CDS encoding ABC transporter permease, translating into MSDINNINFTPDLWEKVQGKGKKGDEISRPSLTYWQDAWRRLKLNKASMGGLFTIILLIIIAFFGPLVSPYTYYDQDLNLASIPNRFEIHQVDDSNYVYLHKALRMYTVTAKGEILEKLPPVENNVMKKYQVYEVNGKKITVDYSQKPIQLKAEDGNVIQPLKKVFNKKFWFGTDELGRDLLIRVIYGARISLLIGFIAAIVNFTIGVLYGGTSGYLGGRADNIMMRIVDIINTIPLVLYVILIMVVIGSGLKSIIITLGTIYWVNMARIVRGQILSLKEQEFVLAAKTLGADTWRILIRHLIPNAMGPIIVTMTMMIPTAIFTESFLSFIGLGVSAPMASWGTLCNDALGGLRSYPYLLFFPSLAICITMLAFNFLGDGLRDALDPRLRK; encoded by the coding sequence ATGAGTGATATAAATAATATAAATTTCACCCCAGATTTATGGGAAAAAGTTCAGGGGAAAGGAAAAAAGGGTGACGAAATAAGTAGACCAAGCTTGACATATTGGCAGGACGCATGGAGAAGACTTAAATTAAATAAGGCCTCTATGGGTGGACTATTTACAATTATCTTGCTAATCATTATAGCGTTTTTTGGACCATTAGTGTCGCCATATACTTACTATGATCAAGACTTGAATTTAGCAAGTATACCTAATAGATTTGAAATACATCAAGTAGATGACAGCAATTATGTTTATCTACATAAAGCATTAAGGATGTATACGGTTACAGCTAAGGGAGAAATATTAGAAAAGCTTCCTCCTGTAGAAAATAATGTAATGAAGAAATATCAGGTTTATGAAGTAAATGGTAAAAAAATCACTGTGGATTATAGTCAAAAGCCTATTCAATTAAAGGCCGAAGATGGAAATGTGATACAGCCACTAAAGAAAGTGTTTAATAAGAAGTTCTGGTTTGGTACCGATGAACTTGGTAGAGATCTATTGATAAGGGTCATTTACGGTGCCCGTATATCACTTTTAATTGGTTTCATAGCCGCAATAGTTAATTTCACTATAGGTGTTTTATATGGAGGAACTTCAGGTTATTTAGGTGGTAGAGCAGATAATATAATGATGCGTATTGTTGATATTATCAATACTATACCTTTAGTTTTATATGTTATACTTATTATGGTGGTTATAGGTTCAGGGCTTAAGAGTATTATCATAACCCTAGGTACCATTTATTGGGTAAATATGGCCCGTATAGTAAGGGGGCAAATTTTAAGTCTCAAGGAACAGGAATTCGTTTTAGCTGCCAAAACCTTAGGAGCAGACACTTGGAGGATATTAATAAGACATCTTATACCAAATGCAATGGGGCCTATAATTGTTACTATGACTATGATGATTCCAACAGCAATATTTACTGAGTCATTCCTTAGTTTTATAGGTCTAGGGGTATCAGCACCTATGGCTTCATGGGGAACTCTTTGTAATGATGCTTTAGGAGGATTGCGTTCTTATCCTTACTTACTGTTCTTCCCATCATTGGCTATATGTATAACTATGCTTGCATTCAACTTCTTAGGCGATGGGTTAAGAGACGCATTAGACCCACGTTTACGTAAATAG